The following coding sequences lie in one Bacteroides helcogenes P 36-108 genomic window:
- a CDS encoding NADH-quinone oxidoreductase subunit A — protein MNFTLLVVVLLTAIAFVGIVIALSNAIAPRSYNPQKMEPYECGIPTRGKSWMQFRVGYYLFAILFLMFEVETVFLFPWAVITRELGVTGLFSILFFLTILVLGLAYAWRKGALEWK, from the coding sequence ATGAACTTTACTTTGTTAGTGGTCGTCTTGCTGACGGCAATCGCTTTCGTGGGTATCGTCATCGCGCTTTCAAATGCGATAGCTCCACGTTCGTACAATCCACAGAAGATGGAGCCGTATGAATGTGGTATTCCTACCCGCGGCAAATCATGGATGCAATTCAGGGTAGGTTACTATCTGTTTGCCATCTTGTTTCTGATGTTCGAAGTGGAAACCGTATTCCTGTTTCCCTGGGCTGTCATCACCCGCGAATTAGGGGTGACAGGGCTTTTCAGCATTTTATTTTTCCTTACTATATTGGTTCTGGGCCTTGCATACGCCTGGAGGAAAGGAGCTTTGGAATGGAAATAA